One segment of Rosa chinensis cultivar Old Blush chromosome 6, RchiOBHm-V2, whole genome shotgun sequence DNA contains the following:
- the LOC112174473 gene encoding alanine--glyoxylate aminotransferase 2 homolog 1, mitochondrial — MALQRLLLKKAFGEAKPKSLCCFFSTAPPSLPAFDYEPKPYNGPRADEVFQKRKQFLGPSLFHFYQKPLNIVEGKMQYLYDENGRRYLDAFAGIVTVSAGHCHPDVLNAIFEQSKLLQHATTIYLHHAITDFAEALASKFPGNLKVVYFVNSGSEANELAMLMARLYTGSLEMISLRNGYHGGSSNTMSLTALNTWKYPIPQGEIHHAVNPDPYRGVFGSDAKSYAKDVQDHIDFGTAGKVAGFISETIQGVGGAVELAPGYLKLVYDIVRKAGGVCIADEVQTGFGRTGTHYWGFETQGVIPDIVTMAKGIGNGLPLGAVVTTPEIASVLAQKTQFNTYGGNPVCSAGGLAVLRVIDKEKRQVHSADVGSHLLARLRDLQQRYEIIGDVRGRGLMVGVELVTDRNEKTPAKAETAMLFEKLRELGVLVGKGGLHGNVFRIKPPLCFTKDDADFLVDALDYSMSKL, encoded by the exons ATGGCATTGCAGAGGCTGCTCTTGAAAAAGGCCTTTGGAGAAGCTAAGCCAAAGTCTCTGTGCTGCTTTTTCTCTACAGCACCACCTTCATTGCCAGCTTTTGATTATGAGCCAAAGCCTTACAATGGTCCACGCGCAGATGAGGTCTTCCAGAAGCGAAAGCAGTTTCTGGGTCCTTCTCTTTTTCACTTTTATCAGAAGCCA CTCAATATTGTTGAAGGAAAGATGCAATATTTGTATGATGAGAATGGCAGGCGTTACCTTGATGCATTTGCTGGGATAGTGACGGTTTCTGCTGGACATTGTCATCCAGATGTTTTAAATGCAATCTTTGAGCAGAGCAAGCTTCTGCAGCATGCCACAACTATATATTTACACCATGCAATAACTGATTTTGCAGAGGCATTGGCTTCAAAATTTCCTGGAAATCTAAag GTAGTGTACTTTGTGAATTCTGGGTCAGAAGCAAATGAGTTAGCAATGCTGATGGCTCGTCTATACACTGGTAGTCTGGAAATGATTTCTCTGAGAAATGGATATCATGGAGGAAGTTCTAATACAATGAGTTTGACGGCACTCAACACATGGAAGTATCCGATTCCACAG GGTGAAATTCATCATGCTGTGAATCCAGATCCATACCGTGGAGTCTTTGGCTCTGATGCAAAAAGTTATGCTAAAGATGTGCAAGATCACATTGATTTTGGAACTGCAGGAAAAGTGGCTGGATTTATATCTGAAACAATTCAG GGTGTTGGAGGAGCAGTTGAACTGGCTCCTGGATACCTAAAATTGGTATACGACATTGTTCGCAAGGCTGGTGGTGTCTGCATTGCTGATGAAGTTCAAACTGGATTTGGCCGCACAGGAACTCATTATTGGGGCTTTGAAACACAGGGGGTCATTCCTGATATAGTTACTATGGCCAAG GGCATTGGAAATGGATTGCCATTGGGAGCAGTGGTGACAACACCAGAAATAGCAAGTGTACTAGCCCAGAAGACTCAATTCAACACTTATGGTGGAAACCCTGTATGCTCTGCAGGAGGACTTGCAGTGCTCAGAGTTATTGATAAAGAGAAACGTCAAGTTCATTCTGCAGATGTTGGCTCTCATTTGCTTGCTCGGTTGAGAGATCTTCAGCAAAGATATGAAA TCATTGGAGATGTGAGAGGCCGGGGCTTAATGGTTGGGGTAGAACTTGTGACTGACAGGAATGAGAAGACACCTGCCAAGGCTGAAACTGCTATGTTGTTTGAGAAACTCAGAG AGCTTGGAGTTCTAGTTGGGAAAGGGGGACTTCATGGAAATGTTTTCAGGATAAAACCACCACTGTGTTTCACCAAAGATGATGCAG ATTTTCTTGTCGATGCTTTGGACTATTCAATGTCAAAATTGTGA